The Dysidea avara chromosome 11, odDysAvar1.4, whole genome shotgun sequence genome includes the window CAGTGATCAGAGTGCAGCTTTAGATTCAGTTTTAAGGCACCATTTGAGTCTGGATCATGTGGGGGACTCAACAAAAGAAAATGTTGTAGTAGCAAAAGAAATTCCTGAAAGTGAATCCCATCCAAAGCTTAAAAAACGGGTGTCACTAAAGGAGTTTACTGATATACCTCCAGCTGGTATGTAATTAGGCTAATAATAAGTTGCTATTTATTTACTGGACATACACATGTTTGAGTGTAGCAAGGGAAACTTGCAAACCCCACAAACTGTAAGCTGCATGATGAGTTTTTGCCATGCTGTAAGGCAACTTGAGCCACATACAATAAAAGTATCCCATAGGCAAAGCTTGGCAGAAACAAAAAGGTTTGGCACATACAGCACACATCTGCATGTACATTCACCAAACTTTATTGGTTATTGTCGTATGTTGTTCAATATTGGCTATATGGTAACTTTACACTGTCATTTGCCACATGTTAATTTTGCTGTTCATTATGCAGATGGTAAAAAGCAGCTGAGCCGCAACACTTCAAAGAGTAGTATTGCTCAAGGCACAATTGAAACTGACAATAAGAGAAGACCAGTATTGATGAAGAAAGGATCACAGAGGTTTGAACCCCCACCACCTGAGCCACCTGATCCAAACTCAGGTACAGTACACAAGAATGTTTTATGTGCAATAATGCCCATAGCCATATATTAGTTTATTGGTACAGCTGTTAGCATGTATGTGTACCAGTTATTATGCATTTCTATGTGTAGGAAGTAAACAATATTGACAGCTACGTAGGTTTCTTGTTGGCTTATatacattgcatgcatgcagcagTGAAGTAGATAGTAGTTGCTGCATTTTAAAAACATGTGAATAAGATTTACAGAGTACTGGTATACTGTAATAGTGTCTTAAACTTTATGAAATGCCACTGGATGTATACATATGTGaaccagtctgagaaaactggtcttattgcctatttaaaagtatcgagaaatgccggttttaagtatttagggtgttgtagctcgcctatggttgaagctatgtgtaccaaacttttacatgttttacaccaattccttaccttccagagcatccgcTGTGAAAGTAACCAACAACTatgtttcctgccattttagatagtttttaaactgaggttgactgtatcaggcgagctgcaaaaggggtgggaggtgggggggggggggggtctggaaggcgggcaaaatggttttcaaaaattgaaaaggaaggcgtagggatggattaggccaagttttgggccattgaggtctcaaaattggctaaaatgaaaggaaattcacagtagaggtacttattcaacacaacagagctatacagccacatacagtcattcccagactgaccagagctccacACTGcacgtacggatcaccactgggcttgggaaaagtagccagcaaaactagaccactcaagtctagctgattttgattgtggaattagatagtttattcatgtagctttgcgtcctgggtgaaaaatcgaatctgctgacatgggcaataagaccaatTTTCTCAGActaggtcacatatattgtcATGTGCATTATTAATTTGCACACATAATGCAATCCATGCCATTGAAATTTTCCACAAGAGATTGGTCCAACAGCCAATTTATGTATATAGGTTGGAAATATCAGGCATTCTTAGGTATGTGATATAGTAATACTAGAGATGGAAAATGGCCACCCTATTGAGAAGTCCTACGTCCATACGTGCAAGGTGCCACTTTTGTATTCTTTCCCAAGCTCATGCACTAAAGCATAGGCACTCAGAGCTTTGATAATTTACAGCAAAATCTAAAGAAAGCAGTTACCAACTAAAAAGTGATGGgtctggtaatcaaaaggttccagatATGATGTATATGGCTTTGCCCAATTGCTGTTgttattgtttccttgagcaagaagctAAAGTTTACTCAGCTGTTAAATGGAGACCTAGTggtctggtgtcaactgggggaagcagcccacccagctgtaacattatTGGGTACTTGGTATTAACTGGGATAGCAATTCCAGCTGTCTCACATAGTGTGTGAGACATGGAACAGCTTCCTGTGGATTGATTGCCTCAGGAGGATTTGCTTGTACTTACCAACAGCACCTTAGTAATGCGCAGGTATCCCAGTGTTGGTTTACTGAATAGGCTtgactgtgctagcacagtagccaaaggctttgcttgtgtgtgtgtgtgtgtgtgtgtgcgtgcgtgtgcgtgtgtgcacgtgcatgtgagtgtgtatgtgtgtgtagctattattgttattattgtgtgTTACTTCACATACATAtgccatgcatgcatagctcacCATACACTAACAATATACAGTTTATAAAAACATTAACCTCACACAATTTGTTTAGAATTGTTTACATACTTTAGAAGCCAAATCAGTGACAATTCGCAGGATGCAAAGCAATTTAGAAGTGTGGGAAGAACAGCTGAAAGAATTGTACGAAAAGAAGAAGGAAAATGGTAAGACAAAAATGCAAACAAAGTTGTCCTGTCATAATGCCATGCAATGCAGACAACATATCAAAAGTAGAACTTGTCAAACGAGACGAAACAATACAAGACTTGACAACCAAGTATAATAAAGAAGCTGAAATTAACTATAAAACACAGCAAAAGAAACAAGAACTTGAGTCACAATTAGTAGGTACCATTTAAAATagtatataaattattgtctgTATTTCAGGGAGATAGTCAAAAGGTTGTAGAGGATCAAAGCCAGCAGGTAGCTATGACGTGTATTATGTATGTGAATGAGATGGAGACCAAATGCCATGCAAAAAGGAATATATTTCTTGTTGTATAAAGATAGAAAGAACTTTATTAACAAAATGTTATAATGTTATGTCTTTTAATTTGATTGGCAACTGCAGCTACAGTATTTAGTCAAGGCTTACAGTGTATCTCAGTTGCTTCAAATAATAGAGTTTGCCAAAATATTGGTATTTAAAAGTACTACAAAAGTCATGCACAAACCATGTAACAGTTGATTTCAGTATGTTATATCCTACGTATGACTGTACAAATATCTCATATGTATAATTGTTTGTTCTTATTACCATTTCTCTTTTAGTTGCAACATTTACAGATGCAATTACGACAATACACTATGGCATATCAGCAGTCAGATTCAAGAAAACAAGAGCTGGTACGTGATGTATTACTACATTCTATACTGATATTATATTATAGCGATTCTGTATCTatcgtatttacttggttaaacaccgcaccttcaatagtagccgcACTCGAGTGGTGCAATGAtagattttgaaaataaggactGCAAATCATTTTCTAGCATCAAGTGTATATAGTACATTCATATTCAGAACCAATTTGTACAACATTAAAATTTGCATTAATTTTCATCCTAATAAGTGATGAAGGATTTTTGTCAAATAATTTGTCTGAACGTGTACATGTGGCttacaaattattattattacacataCTGAAGCAGTAACTGATGCACGAGGTACACActactattctattagaaccAAGGGTTGCTCTGTTTAAAATTTTGACaactctattggagtatctatATAAATTATAGCACACCTATACATAGACAGCTGCCTCACGATTGGTTGTCTTTAATttattatattgtatgtatTATCTTCTTAGGAAGATCAGCTGCTGTCTGTGAATGAACAGTTACAACAAAGTGAAGATATGAGGAGGAGGCTACATGAACAAGTTACTGAGCTACAGGGACGGTTAGCTCTTGAAGAACAACGCTCTAAAGTGTGTGCAATCATGTAACATCTTGTgttcatttacaaaaaaaatactaCTGCTGTAACAAATCCATGCATAGTAGCTGAAGGGAACACTGGCCCATTTCCAAACATTATTAAGAGAACTAATGGTAGAGGCTAAAATTATGTTCATGATCTCTTACATTTCAAGCTATGTGTATATAGCAGCTAGCAACCATATTTTCTGTTCATAAATATGTTCATAAGATTTGAAAGAGTAAATACATTAGAGTGCAACAATGGAATCTGTATAAAGCTTGATGACCATACTTTTGACAAGCGTTCAAAATTGTCTTGCATTTATatagaaatatttaaaatataCAAAAATGATATCTTTAGTTTACAGAATCATAACTAGGTGGTGGTGGTACATCTACTAGAGATGGCTCAGGGTAACCCTCAACATCATTATCTGGTGATACAGTTTTACAATATGTCAAAGCATCATCATAAGCTGGTGGTTTGCTACTGTCATATTCACTAGTAGCAACTAGTTCAGTATCAGATGAATGGTCATTTGTCGTAGTATCTTCAGACTGTAATTCAACACTACAGAAAGCCAAATACATACTGTAGTCAAGTAATAAAATTATGACTGGACTGGCCATGCATGTAATTTGATCCTAAAAttagggctgggggatagtatgaaCATATTGGAGTATCGGGATAGTATCGCTATTGGTATTGCCTATCATTTGAAAAATtactatcggacagtaattaacaTGTATGTAAAAATATGCAGATACTACTgtaaaatgcttttaaaaataatatttgggaGCAAAAATTAGCCTAAAAAGACTGTTTAGTCTAACTCTTAGTGAAAACATATCCATAAGTAACATCATACTTGCATATCTCTTTGAAGGTAATAAGTAGAACATAGGTGAAGTTTCACTATCATTGTGCTTTCGTCTATCGTGATTGTACTGATTTCTCACTTTTACAATACCAAATCCTATTTTACCAATAGTTAACCGATAGGCCCTTATACTGATTATTTTAAACTTCTATGTATAAATGATTATTTCTAAAATGCAATGGATATGAAGTTAAAGCTGCTAATAATACCTTTTGCTGTTCAAGACAGGTTTCAACAATCACAGTTTATCACTTGTATGTAGTTACCATGAACCATCAAAATTATATACCTAATTACATACCACATGCATAGCCTTTGAAACCGGCCCTCCAGCAGTACTCAAGCTGAATAGGCCAATAATGTGGGGTAGGAATGGAAAAACCAATGGAAAATTCCTGATAGAGGTCAATATGAAGGTTGAATTTTACACCAAAATGCTTGTTTAAAACAAACATTGCTAAATCATTTCATTTAAATTGATTGTTTTAATAAAGTAATTTTAATTGATAACCATCCTACTTGGGAGGCTATTGGACTACTAGGCCCACATTTTTTCTGAGCTCTTCTAATACAACGCACATAGAATGTATCTAGAATTTCCACTATGAGATTATATAACTTTattattggtacatctctaCATAAATCCAGGATAAATTacttacactgtacatgtattgcaTCCATATACTGTAAGCATAatttgtatacagtatgtagttCAGTCAATACAATGCATCACACTTTTGTACAAGCACACTTACCGGGGAGTTGATCTTATTTGGAGTGAAGTTATTCTGTTTCTTGTACTGCTGGTACATTCACAACAAGATTCCTTCCATTCCTTTAATTTTCCCGTTTTAAATAAGAAAAAAAGTATGAATATCAAGGCAGGAAGTCCAAGACCAAGAGATAACCCAATTATTGTACCAGTAGAAGAATTActttcatcatcattatcatcaccAGCTACATACAACCAAGAGGACATAATACAGTAGAGAGTTGTTGATTATCCAAATGTACCGTCAATTAACCAAAACACCTATTAAGCCCATACAAAATCAGCTTGACTGTATACAAAAGTAGGCGTGTCCacaaaataaaagtaactggtaactaaGACCAAGAATAAATGTTAATACAAATAACACATTTTAAAAGTCTAACATTGGTCCTTTATCACTGACTTGTGCAATCttgctgcatttataattaatTTCTATTGGCAAGCAATTAGGCCACCCTTTTCAATGGCTAGTGTAGAGAAAAATGGCGACCAATTACCTGCCAATTAGAGAGTTAAAAGGAGTTAGTTAGGACTGCAGCAAGGCTACAAAAGTGAATGATTTATATATAAAATAGTTGTGttacattcattcttggctgtaCCAGATATCAGCTCCTTTttagttaccagttacttttaccTTTGTGGGTTGCCCTTTTTGTATAGCTAAGCTGTTTTCACATAccctgtagggatttcatttCATTAATTTTTGTGAGTATCAGAAGAGATAAGATAACTAATTAAAAAGCTTACATTTACAAGTATAATTTTGTGAACAATTTCATTTCTTGTGTGACGATAGATTAATCAATTATGTAATACAATGGATATATAGGCCACCCTATTGGTGATTATGGTTCTGGTCCACTGCCTGCATCTTTTCTGAGAATGAGAATTTGTGAATCAAAAATGCCTGCATTGGCTGCCAAATTTTAGAAATACAAATTGAGAGTAAATATGTTAtttaatttttcagtacttgCAATTAGCTTTTTCTAGCAAAAATCTGCAGAATATTGGTGCGGTACATAGTATGGAATtgatatactctattagaacagtcagaatACCATAAAATACTCTAACTGAGCACTCACTTTATTCAGGTCATTGTTGCTGAATCCATCCCACCTGTATCTAAAACTGAATTTCATCAAGCAAGAAATACTGTATGATTACCAGTTGGTGTAGTCATAAATGAAGCTCATTGGGATGTTTAAATAATTCAATTAGAGCATACACTACTTCATGCACTGGCAGGAGATATAATTGTTTGGACAGTGGATACTTCTACACGAGGCAGGTGCTCAAAAACTTATTCCACAGTTTGTCAGCTAAATCATGGAAATATAAAGCTGGAACTCTCAACCACTAGTCTACACACTGTACCTTGAGGACAAAATGATCTTTTGTTACTTGTGTTAGTTGTTGTAAGTAGAATCATTGACTTTATTGAACACACCATAGAGGCTCAAAGCCCTTGATCGTGCAATTAGAAACATATCTCATTTCACAAAAATCATAGTCTCACAGGTGTATTCTGATGATGGTAGTTGTACCAAGGCAATGTCTTTCAAAATAACTATTTGTGGAAAAAGTTCCAATTGGCTTTTTTATGATAACTACTACTTATGCTACTTCTTTGCAATATGAG containing:
- the LOC136238949 gene encoding uncharacterized protein, which encodes MAVVSDQSAALDSVLRHHLSLDHVGDSTKENVVVAKEIPESESHPKLKKRVSLKEFTDIPPADGKKQLSRNTSKSSIAQGTIETDNKRRPVLMKKGSQRFEPPPPEPPDPNSEAKSVTIRRMQSNLEVWEEQLKELYEKKKENDNISKVELVKRDETIQDLTTKYNKEAEINYKTQQKKQELESQLGDSQKVVEDQSQQLQHLQMQLRQYTMAYQQSDSRKQELEDQLLSVNEQLQQSEDMRRRLHEQVTELQGRLALEEQRSKVCAIM